The following are encoded together in the Lepidochelys kempii isolate rLepKem1 chromosome 7, rLepKem1.hap2, whole genome shotgun sequence genome:
- the USP19 gene encoding LOW QUALITY PROTEIN: ubiquitin carboxyl-terminal hydrolase 19 (The sequence of the model RefSeq protein was modified relative to this genomic sequence to represent the inferred CDS: inserted 1 base in 1 codon), producing the protein MMSHEQRYQGVTSGAGPAVVLSPRSPVTWSRDPASGNASRARACRLLSPPARNFGSNQNKPRSRRAGGSLVPCQRVCPQRVAKIAGPGRKRRTPDPDSITDPGGPFVSSKRLKMSSSTNAPGQRRASRGLEDATNKKKQKDRANQESKEGERPGSDPKKDLLLDWKQNADEVIVKLNLGSGPLKVEEVDAAFTDTNCIVRLPDGRQWSGEFYGEIESSCSKVQGKKGNFLQLVLQKKIPLHTWASLLKKQKDGSKELAKGAVSQENGKEQPPPAQTAPEEQARSKREFPNSKRALGRGEAPEGKSPASPGLQSWPSTRRSGYLKVALMEEEPNAKVAGGLEPGKEPSGRGGSRQNSQAAHSDAATDLTPPLVKTEVLQTEPVLVGMQLLAAPSESFPHHMAPCLEKRPLQPATSQCLPALGEGPEAVQAPASPPLGRDAEKRDWSKEDVALEAAADEPEPMVSLTLVKNDSYEKGSDSVVVHIYVKEIHRETSKVLFREQDFTLVFRTSDMNFLRLHPGCGPHTVFRWQVKLRNLIEPDQCTYNFTVSRINICLKKRHSQRWGGLEAPAARGAVGGAKVAMPTAPTPLDKSQPGSNQHPLSSKEEARAGEKETPRAEDGGLEGVVARTATEHVTVKQEPHVPSPKPMCMVPPMTHSPVSSESVEEDEEEEEKKKVCLPGFTGLVNLGNTCFMNSVIQSLSNTRELRDYFHDRSFEAEINYTNPLGXGGRLAIGFAVLLRALWKGTHHAFQPSKLKAIVASKASQFTGYAQHDAQEFMAFLLDGLHEDLNRIQNKPYTETVDSDGRPDEVVAEEAWQRHKMRNDSFIVDLFQGQYKSKLVCPVCAKVSITFDPFLYLPVPLPQKQKVLTVYYFAKEPHKKPVKFLVSTSKENSSAAEVLDSVAHSVRVKPENLRLAEVIKNRFHRMFLPSHSLDTVSPTDLLLCFEVLSPELAKERVMVLQVQQRPQVPSVPISKCAACQKKQQSEDEKLKRCTRCYRVGYCNVGCQKTHWPDHKALCRPENIGFPFLISVPESRLTYSRLAQLLEGYARYSVSVFQPPFQLGLQPLLPEKLDLPARSSCATATPSPESGDGDRAPHRQEPQLPPHTSELHPELGDASTVPSSDLGCSERSLEAPGEGCWEKELSYERGPKPEAAIPGYQHVPNALSAHATQFYINKIDGASREHKLEEKGDAPLELTDDCSLALVWKNNERLKEFVLVESKELECVEDPGSASEAARAGHFTLGQCLNLFTKPEVLAPEEAWYCPECKQHREASKQLLLWRLPNVLIIQLKRFSFRSFIWRDKINDMVDFPVRSLDLSKFCIGQKEEQQQPMYDLYAVINHYGGMIGGHYTAYARLPSDKNSQRSDVGWRLFDDSTVTTVDESQVVTRYAYVLFYRRRNSPVERPLQGRPPEHRPDMASAAEATASQASLIWQELEAEEEPEARRRHARTPCRPHGQKASQAARQHPDEGCLRYVVLGTMAAIVALFLNVFYPLISQSRSR; encoded by the exons ATGATGTCACACGAACAGCGTTACCAGGGCGTCACTTCCGGGGCCGGCCCCGCTGTCGTCCTCTCACCCCGCTCCCCTGTCACGTGGAGCCGGGACCCGGCTTCCGGAAATGCGTCACGGGCTCGGGCCTGTCGCCTGCTGAGTCCGCCCGCGCGGAACTTCGGCTCGAACCAAAACAAACCGCGGAGCCGCCGGGCCGGGGG GTCACTTGTTCCTTGCCAGAGAGTTTGCCCACAAAGAGTCGCCAAGATAGCTGGGCCAGGAAGAAAGCGTCGAACCCCTGACCCAGACTCCATCACTGACCCCGGCGGGCCGTTTGTCTCATCCAAACGCCTGAAAATGTCCAGCAGCACCAATGCCCCAGGCCAGAGGAGAGCGTCCCGGGGGCTGGAGGATGCAACCAACAAGAAGAAGCAGAAGGACCGAGCCAACCAGGAGagcaaggagggagagagacctgGCAGCGACCCTAAGAAAG ACCTGCTGCTGGACTGGAAGCAGAACGCTGACGAGGTCATTGTGAAGCTGAACTTGGGCAGCGGGCCCCTGAAGGTGGAGGAGGTGGATGCTGCGTTCACAGACACCAACTGCATAGTCAGGCTGCCAG ATGGCCGCCAGTGGAGTGGCGAGTTCTATGGGGAGATCGAGAGCTCCTGCAGCAAAGTCCAGGGCAAGAAGGGCAACTTCCTGCAGCTGGTGCTTCAGAAGAAGATCCCCCTGCACACCTGGGCTTCGCTCCTG AAGAAGCAAAAGGACGGATCCAAGGAGCTAGCCAAGGGGGCCGTGAGCCAGGAGAACGGGAAGGAACAGCCCCCGCCCGCACAGACTGCCCCCGAGGAGCAAGCAAGGAGCAAACGGGAGTTCCCTAACTCGAAGCGAGCTCTAGGGAGGGGTGAGGCCCCAGAAGGGAAGAGCCCGGCCAGCCCTGGGCTGCAGAGCTGGCCCAGCACCAGGCGGTCCGGGTACCTCAAGGTGGCTCTGATGGAGGAGGAGCCAAATGCCAAGGTTGCTGGGGGCTTGGAGCCTGGCAAGGagcccagtgggagagggggcagcCGGCAGAACAGCCAAGCAGCCCACAGCGATGCTGCCACGGACCTGACCCCGCCTCTGGTGAAG ACCGAAGTGCTGCAGACGGAGCCCGTGCTTGTGGGGATGCAGCTACTCGCTGCCCCTTCAGAGAGCTTCCCCCATCACATGGCGCCCTGCCTTGAGAAGAGACCCCTGCAGCCGGCCACCTCCCAGTGCcttccagcccttggagagggcccCGAGGCTgtccaggcccctgcctcccctccgCTGGGCAGAGACGCTGAGAAGAGAGACTGGTCCAAAGAGGATGttgccctggaagcagcagctGATG AGCCAGAGCCCATGGTGAGCCTGACCTTGGTGAAGAACGACTCGTACGAGAAGGGCAGTGATTCGGTGGTGGTGCACATCTACGTGAAGGAGATCCACAGGGAGACCTCCAAGGTGCTGTTCCGGGAGCAGGACTTCACGCTGGTGTTTCGGACCAG TGACATGAACTTCCTGCGACTGCACCCTGGCTGCGGCCCCCACACGGTATTCAGGTGGCAGGTGAAACTCAG GAACCTCATTGAGCCGGACCAGTGCACGTACAACTTCACTGTCTCCCGCATCAACATCTGCCTGAAGAAACGCCACAGCCAGCGCTGGGGGGGGCTGGAAGCACCAGCTGCACGAG GTGCAGTGGGTGGTGCAAAGGTTGCCATGCCAACAGCCCCTACCCCTCTGGATAAGAGCCAGCCGGGCAGCAACCAGCACCCCCTGTCCAGTAAGGAGGAGGCTCGGGCAGGGGAGAAGGAAACGCCCAGAGCAGAGGACGGTGGCCTGGAGGGTGTCGTGGCCCGGACGGCCACAGAGCACGTCACAGTGAAGCAGGAGCCGCACGTTCCCTCG CCGAAGCCAATGTGCATGGTGCCGCCCATGACTCACAGCCCGGTGAGCAGTGAGAGCGtggaggaggacgaggaggaggaggagaagaagaaggtgTGTCTGCCGGGCTTCACGGGGCTGGTGAATCTGGGGAACACCTGCTTCATGAACAGCGTCATCCAGTCCCTGTCCAACACGCGGGAGCTGCGGGACTATTTCCACG ATCGCTCCTTCGAGGCTGAGATCAACTACACCAACCCGCTGG ACGGGGGGCGCCTGGCCATCGGCTTTGCTGTGCTCCTGCGGGCGCTCTGGAAGGGCACGCACCACGCCTTCCAGCCCTCCAAGCTGAAG GCAATCGTGGCCAGCAAGGCCAGCCAGTTCACGGGCTACGCCCAGCACGATGCCCAGGAGTTCATGGCCTTCCTTCTCGATGGCCTGCACGAGGACCTGAACCGCATCCAGAACAAGCCCTACACGGAGACGGTGGACTCGGACGGGCGGCCCGACGAG GTGGTggcagaggaggcctggcagCGGCACAAGATGAGGAACGACTCCTTCATCGTGGACCTCTTTCAGGGCCAGTACAAGTCCAAGCTGGTGTGCCCGGTGTGCGCCAAG GTATCAATCACGTTTGACCCCTTCCTGTACCTGCCGGTGCCCCTGCCCCAGAAGCAGAAAGTGCTGACTGTCTATTACTTTGCTAAGGAGCCGCACAAGAAACCTGTCAAG TTCCTCGTCAGCACCAGCAAGGAGAACTCCAGCGCTGCTGAGGTGCTGGACTCGGTGGCCCACAGCGTGCGCGTGAAGCCCGAGAACCTGCGGCTGGCAGAG GTGATCAAGAACCGCTTCCACCGCATGTTCCTGCCGTCCCACTCGCTGGACACGGTCTCCCCCACAGACCTGCTCCTGTGCTTCGAGGTGCTGTCCCCAGAGCTGGCCAAGGAGAGGGTGATGGTGCTGCAGGTCCAGCAG CGTCCCCAGGTGCCCAGCGTCCCCATCAGCAAGTGCGCAGCCTGCCAGAAGAAGCAGCAGTCGGAGGACGAGAAGCTGAAGCGCTGCACTAGGTGCTACCGAGTGGGCTACTGCAACGT GGGGTGTCAGAAAACGCACTGGCCAGATCACAAAGCCCTGTGCCGCCCTGAGAACATCGGCTTCCCCTTCCTCATCAGCGTGCCAGAGTCGCGCCTCACCTACTCCCGCctggcccagctcctggagggcTACGCGAG gtACTCGGTCAGCGTGTTCCAGCCTCCTTTCCAGCTTggcctgcagcccctgctccccgAGAAGCTGGACCTGCCTGCAAGGAGTAGCTGTGCGActgccacccccagcccagagtcagGGGATGGGGACCGGGCCCCCCACCGGCAGGAGCCCCAGCTACCCCCCCACACCTCGGAGCTGCACCCTGAGCTGGGGGACGCCAGCACAGTGCCCAGCTCAGATTTGGGCTGCTCTGAGCGCTCTCTGGAGGCGCCGGGCGAGGGCTGCTGGGAGAAGGAGCTGTCCTACGAGCGAGGCCCCAAGCCCGAAG CTGCCATCCCCGGATACCAGCATGTGCCCAACGCGCTCAGTGCCCACGCCACCCAGTTCTACATCAACAAGATCGATGGAGCCAGCCGAGAACACAAGCTGGAGGAGAAAG GCGATGCCCCGCTGGAGCTCACGGACGACTGCTCCCTGGCGCTGGTGTGGAAGAACAACGAGCGCCTCAAGGAGTTTGTGCTGGTGGAGTCCAAGGAGCTGGAGTGCGTGGAGGACCCGGGCTCGGCCAGCGAGGCAGCCAGGGCTGGCCACTTCACGCTGGGCCAGTGCCTCAACCTCTTCACCAAGCCCGAAGTGCTGGCGCCCGAGGAGGCATG GTACTGCCCCGAGTGCAAGCAGCATCGCGAGGCCTCCAAGCAGCTCTTGCTGTGGCGCCTGCCCAACGTGCTCATCATCCAGCTCAAGCGCTTCTCCTTCCGTAGCTTCATCTGGAGGGACAAGATCAACGACATGGTGGACTTCCCGGTCCG gagcctggacctGAGCAAGTTCTGCATTGGGCagaaggaggagcagcagcagcccatgtACGACCTGTATGCGGTGATCAATCACTACGGCGGGATGATTGGCGGGCACTACACGGCCTACGCCCGGCTGCCCAGCGACAAGAACAGCCAGCGCAGCGACGTGG GCTGGCGGCTCTTTGACGACAGCACGGTGACCACGGTGGACGAGAGCCAGGTGGTGACGAGATACGCGTACGTCCTCTTCTACCGCCGGCGGAACTCTCCCGTGGAGAGACCCCTGCAGGGGCGCCCCCCGGAGCACCGGCCAGACATGGCCTCCGCCGCCGAGGCAACCGCCAGTCAG